Part of the Gemmatimonadota bacterium genome, GAGCGTCTCAGCTACCGGCGTCCGGGTCGCCCGGGACCTTCACCCCGATGGCTCGCGGCGTAGCCGGACCGACCTTCTTGAGGGTGACTGCCTTGGTCAGGTCGCCTCCCGAGAGGGTGATCGCGGTGGCGGACTGCTTGAGCTTGTAGATCTCCCACTCCCCACCCAGCGCAATCCAGATCTTGCCGTCCTTCACCCGCCAGCGGACCGTCTCCTTCCCCCAACTCGCGCTGGAATCGGCACGGATGATCACTTCGCGGGGGCCGTTCTTCACATCCGTTCCGGCGTCCACGCGCCAGGTCCCGGTGATGTCCGGGGCGGCCTTCTGGGCTGCCAGGGAAGCGGGGACCAGCGTGAGGGCGGCAATCGTGGCGAAACGGATCAGCACGGTCAGACTCCTGAATGGCGAGTGGTTCGGCGACACTGAATGATACTCTGGGGCCCCGGGTGGCACCGGAATGCACCGGCCGCGCTAGCTTTCAGACGGTTTTCGATTCTCCCCTCACACACCGACACCACCATGCCACTCCCCGTCCTGTCCCGGCGCTGGCTCCTTGCCGTCGTCCTGCTGCTCCCGACCGGCCCCCTTCCGGCACAGGGTCTCGCCGCCGCCCGGAAGTCGATGACCCCGGCCGATTATGGTCGGTTCGAGACCTTCGGTGGCGATGCCCTCGCCCCGGATGGGGTGTGGTACGCCTACCGCTTGACGAAGTCCGACGCCGACGGTGAGCTCCACTTTCGCCGAACCGACCGCGACGATGCGGACCGCATCGTGCCGCTCGGGGATCTCGCCGACCTTCAGTCGCGACAGCAAGTACCTGGCGTGGACCGTCGAGACTTCGATCAAGGAACGTGAGAAGCTCACCCGGGAGAAGAAGCCGATCCGGAGCGGGCTGACGGTGGCGACGTTGGCGTCTGGCGCACAGCGGTCGTACGAGGCGGTCCGGCTCTCCACCTTCTCCCCGAACGCCCGGTTCATCGCGATGCTCGGCTACGCACCGACGGAGATCAAGGGAAAAGGCGCCACGCTTCGGGTCGTCGAACTCGCCACCGGGACGGAGATGTCGTTCCAGGACGTTGGCGAGTATCGCTGGAGCGACGAAGGGAGCTTGCTCGCGATGACCATCACCACCGGAACGCCGACCGCAAACGGCGTGCAGCTGTACGATCCGGCCACCGGCCGCGTTCGCGCGCTGGAGAGCTCCGCGTCGAGCTATCGAGTGCTCACTTTCCGCAAGGGATCCTCGGACCTGGTCTTCTTCCGATCCGTGGCGCCGGCGGGAACTGAGACGCCCGGCGAGTCGGTGATCGTGTGGCGCGCGCTCGCCGGCACGCCGACGCGATTCGTGCTCGACAGCAACAACGCGGCGCTCGGCAGCGCCTTCGACGTCGTCGACCAGACGGCGCCACGGTGGTCGCTGGACGGTCAGCGCGTCGTCGTCAGCACTCGGCCGCGCCCGGCGAAAGCCGACTCGACGACCAAGAGCGGCAGTTCAACGGACTCGGCGTCGACGGTCCAGATCTGGCACACCTCGGACGTGCAACTCTTTCCTGCGCAACAGAACCGCCTGGCGGCTGACGCCAGGCGTGGGCTGCCCGCCGTGTGGCAGCTGTCGACGGGGACCCTCACCCGGGTGGGCCTCGATCCGGTGGACACGCCGACGCTCTTGGAAGGGTGGCGACACGCGGTCGAGAAGCCGACGGCCAAATACGCGTGGGGAACGATGTTCGGTCGGCGCTACGTCGACGTGGTCCTCACCGACCTCGCCACGGGGCAGCGGACCACCGCCCTGGAAAAGGTGCGCTACAGCTACGAGAGCGGCGAGGGTCGCTACCTGCTCTGGTATGACGGCAAGGACTACTGGACCTACGAGATTGCGTCGGGCAAGCGCACCAATATCACCGCCGGACTCGCCACCTCGTTCGTGAACAGTGGCTCGGACTCGCCCACCGACGTGACCCCGCCGTACGGGGTGGGCGGCTGGCTCACGGGGGATCGCGCGGTCCTGTTGTACGACCAGTACGACGTCTGGCGTGTCGCACCCGACGGCAGCAGTCGCGTTCGGCTCACCAACGGCCGCGACGACCGGATCATCCACCGCGTGCAGCGACTCGAGTTCGATGCCCCGACCCTCGATGCGACCAAGCCGCTCTACGTCACGCTGCTCGGCGAACGCGACAAGCGCATGGGATGGGCGCGTCTCACCCCCGGCGGCGAGGTGCGGCGACTGATCTATCTCGACAAGAGCCTCCGCCAATTCCGGAAGGCCGACAGCAGCGCCACCTTCATCTATCGCGCGGAAGATCGCGCGGATTCGCCCGACGTCTTCGTGACCGGGGCGGAGTTCACGGCGCCGCGCCAGATCACCCGCACGAACAGCTTCCTGGGCGAATATGCCTGGACCCGCGAGGAGCTGCTCTCGTTCACCAGCGAGGGCGGCCGCCCGCTGCAGGGAATCCTGCTCTACCCCGCCAACTATGACGCATCGAAGAAGTATCCGATGATCGTCTACACCTACGAGCGGCTCTCCGACGAGCTGCACAGCTGGGTCGCGCCGAGTGAGCGCTCGTACTACAACCAGACGGCATGGACGCTCGAGGGCTACTTCGTTCTGATGCCGGACATTGTCTTCACCGCGCGCGAGCCGGGCATCAGCACGATCCAGTCCGTGCGCGCTGCCGTGAAGGTGGTGACCGATCGGGGCCTCGTCGATCCGAAGCGTGTCGGTCAGGTTGGCCATTCGTGGGGCGGCTACGAGGCGGCGTATCTCGGGACGCACGGCGGCGACTTCCTGGCCACGACGATTGCGGGAGCGAGCATCACCGACCTGGTGTCATTCATGGGCCAGATGCACTGGGCCAGCGGGACGGCGGAGTCGGACCACTCGGAGACCGGGCAGGCGCGAATGGAAGTGCCGTATTGGGAGGATCGCGCCGCCCACCAGCGGAACTCGGCACTGGAGCGGGTCGACCAGATGACCATTCCCATGCTGATGGCGCATGGCAACAAGGACGGGACGGTGGAGTTCTTCCAGGCGACGGAGTTCTTCAACTTTGCCCGCCGGGCCGGGAAGCAGGTGGTGTTGCTGGTGTACGACGGCGAGGACCACGGCTTCTCGAAGAAGGCCAACCAGATTGACTACCAACGCCGCATCCTCGAGTGGTTCGGCCACTGGCTGAAGGGGGACCCCGCCCCGGCCTGGATCACCGCAGGCATCAAGGCGGTCGACACCCCCGCCGAGATCAAGCGGGTCGCGGAGAAGCGTGGCACTCCATAGGCGCGGCGGGGTACCGGTGCAGGCGGCGGCTTAACACGCGGGGGGAGAATCCGTCTCCCCCCATTGCCTAATCGGTCTCCCACACTACAATACCGACCACCTATGGACATCTTCGTTTCTCGCCAGCCGCTTTTCGACCGGCAGCGCCACGTCGTAGCCTACGACCTGCACTACCGCACGGGCCGTCTTCAGGCGGTTGGCGGGAATCCCGACGACATTGCTCGGAAAATGGTGAACAACACCATGCTCGGCTTCGGGCTCGACACCCTCATCGGGGGACTCCGGGATCTTCCCAGGGTCGCGGCAGTTCCTGGTGGAGGACCAGTACCAGGTCCTCCCCCCCAAGCAGACGATTGTCATGCTCCCCCGGAGCGTGCCGGGCGATCCCGACGTCGTCGAGGCGTGCCTGCGGGCCATTGCTGCCGGCTACCAACTGGCCCTGGCGGCGTTCGACCCCGCCAATGGCCACGAGCGGCTCCTCCCCCACATGCGCTACGTGAAGGCCTCGTGGCTGGCCACGCCGGTCGAGCAACGTCAGTCGTTGCTGGCACATGCCGGGCATCACAATCTCCAGGTCGTCATGGAGCATGTCGGGGACTACGCCGCCTTCGGCGCCGCGACGACCGAGGGCGCCCATCTCTTTCAGGGCTCCTTCTTCTGCGAGCCGGAGTTGCTGGCCGAGAAGGACATCGCCGTCTCGGGGATCCGCATGGCGCAGCTGGTGGCGGAGGTGAACCGCCCCGAGCTCGATGTCGATGAACTCGAGAAGTTGATCAAGAGCGAGGTCGCGCTGTCGTTGAAGTTGCTCCGTTACCTGAACAGCGCGGGGCTGGGTTGGCGTCACGAAGTCACGACGATTGGGCAGGCCCTCCGCGTGCTGGGCCAGCGGCCGACGCGCAAGTGGGCCTCGCTCGTGGCGATGACGATGGCGGGCGACCACAAGCCGAAGGAGCTGATGCAGACGTCGCTGCTTCGGGGTCAGCTGTGCGAGGAGATTGGCGCGATGGTGCTCGGCGACTCACGTCGGCCGGAGTTGTTCCTCGTGGGCCTGCTGTCCACCCTCGATGCGCTGCTCGACCGTCCGATGCCGATCCTGCTCGAGCAGATGAAGCTCGGCAAGGAACTCACGGCAACGCTGCTCGGCGATCCGACGCCGCTCCGGGCGTGCCTTGAGCTGACCATCGCCTACGATCAGGGCGACTGGAACAACGTCGACACGCTGTGCGCCCAGCTCGGCCTCGACGCGACGATTCTTCCCGTGGCGTACCACCGCACCGTCTCGTGGGTCGGCGAGGTCATGCAGGCGGCATAGCCGCGCGGGCGCGTCGCAGCCATGCACGAATCACCTCCGCGCCATCAGGCCCGGAGGTGATTTCGGTTTCAGGCCAGACGTCTCAGCGGCCGAGGCTCTTCTCGCGGATCGCTTTGAACTCGGTACCGTCCTTCCACGTTGGCCACGTCGTGCCATCGGCCACGCGGCGCCCCACGGCGTAGAGCAACCCGAGGTCGGCGACGGCGCCGCTCAGGTCCCACGCCGGATCGACTTCATCGGCGGGCTTGTGGTAGGCGCGCGCGGTATAGTCGTCGCGCTTTTCCTTTGAGAAGCCCTCGGGCTTGCCGATGTACTTGGTGCCAGGGTCGAGGTAGAGCGCCGGCACGCCGCGCTTGGCGAACTCGAAGTGGTCGGAGCGATAGAAGAAGCCCTTTGACGGCTCCGGATCGGGGGCGAGGGTCCGGCCAGCCTCCGTGGCCGCATCCGCCAGCAGATCCTCGAGGGTGGTGCTCCCGCTGCCGACCACCACGAGATCGGTGGTGGGGCCCCAGGTATTCAGCACGTCGATGTTGATGTTGGCGAGCGTCTTCTCGAGCGGATACAACGGATTGTTGGCATACCACTTGGAGCCGAGCAGCCCCTGCTCTTCGCCGGTCACGGCGACGAAGAGGATCGACCGCTTCGGTGCGCCTGCCGTCTTGAAGGCGCGGGCCAACTCGAGCAGCGCGGCAGTGCCCGAGGCGTTGTCGCGGGCGCCGTTGTAGATGGAGTCGCCGTCGACCGCTTCGCCGATGCCGAAGTGGTCCCAATGCCCGGTGTACACGACATACTCGTCGCGCAGCGTCGCGTCACTCCCCGGCAGTTTGGCGACGACATTCGCCGAGCGGACGTCGCGGATGGTCTGGGCAATGCTGAAGGCGGCCGTGGCCGGGATGGCGACCGGTGCGAAGTCGCGCATGACGGCGAGCGCCTTCAGGTGGGCAAAGTCCTGACCGGCGGCGGCGAAGAGTGCCCGCGCGGTGGCCGAGGTGATCCACCCTTCGACGGCCACCCGGCCCGCGTTGCCGTCGGCACTCCGCGTGTCCATCCGCTCGCCGGTCCAGCCGCCGCGGACGACTTCCCAGGGGTAGCCGGCCGGACCGTCCTCGTGGACCAGCAGCACTGCCGCAGCCCCCTTCTCGGTGGCGATCTCGTACTTGTAGGTCCATCGGCCATAGTACGTCATCGCGTCGCCGCGAAAGAGCTTTACGTCGAGCGCACTCGAGTCGGCGGCGTCGGGCACGGCGGGATCATTCACGAGCATCACGACCGTCTTGCCGCGCACGTCGACGCCCTTGTAGTCGTCCCACCCATACTCGGGCGCCACGACGCCGTAGCCGACGAACACCACGTCGCTCGCCGCCACGTTGACGGCGGGCACGACGCGGCGCGAGACGGCGACGTAGTCATCGCGCCAGCGCAGCGGGAAGGGCCGTCCGCGCACGGTGATGGTCGCCTCCGGCGTGCCGCGGATGCCGACCATGTCGACGGACTGCACCCAACTGCCGTCAGGATTGCCGGGCTCGAGGCCGGCGGCCTTGAACTGGGCGGTCAGGAAGGCGACGGTGCGCTCCTCCCCGAGGGTCCCCGGCGCGCGGCCGAGCAGCGAGTCATCGGCGAGGACGCGGATGTCGGCGAGCAGTCGCTCGGCGGAGAGGTCCAGGGCGGGTTCACCCTTCGGGGCGCAGGCCCCGAGCAGGGCGACCAGGGGCAGCAGGCGACGCATGGGAACTCCGGTGGGCGGGGGGAGACGCAGCCGGAATAAATCAGGTCGGGCGGCCCAACGCCAAACGGCCACCCCGAGGGGTGGCCGTTTTTCCATCATGCGGCGGGCATTGTAGGGGCGAGGCATGCCTCGCCCTTACGATATCCGCGTGGGTCGGAGGCTAGTACATCCCGCCCATGCCGCCACCGCCACCACCGGCCGGGGCGCCACCCTTCTCTTCCTTCCGCTCGACGATCACGCACTCGGTGGTCAGGAGGAGCGCGGCGATCGACGCGGCGTTCTGCAACGCCGTCCGGGTCACCTTGGTCGGGTCGATGACGCCGGCCTTGACCAGGTCCTCGTACTCGTCCGTCGCGGCGTTGTAGCCGAACGCCTTCTCCTTCGACTCCTTGACGCGCGCCACGACGATCGACCCTTCGACGCCGGCATTCGCGGCGATCGCACGGATCGGCTCTTCAATGGCCCGGCGAATGATGTTGACGCCGATCTTCTCGTCGCCCTTGGCCTTGACGCCATCGAGCACCGACTGGGCGCGCAGCAGGGCGACACCGCCGCCCGGCACGATCCCTTCCTCGACGGCCGCGCGGGTCGCGTGGAGCGCGTCCTCGACACGGGCCTTCTTCTCCTTCATCTCGGTCTCGGTCGCGGCGCCGACATGGATCACGGCGACACCACCGGCCAGCTTCGCGAGGCGCTCCTGGAGCTTCTCACGATCGTAGTCCGAGGTGCTCTTGTCGATCGCGGCGCGGATCTCGGCGATGCGGCCCTGGATGGCGCCGTCTTCGCCCTTGCCGTCGATGATCGTGGTGTTGTCCTTGTCGATCACCACGCGCTTCGCCTGACCCAGCTCGTTCAGCGTCGCGTTCTCGAGCTTGAAGCCGACTTCCTCCGAGATCACCTGGCCGTTGGTCAGGATGGCGATGTCACGGAGCATCTCCTTGCGGCGATCGCCGAAGCCCGGCGCCTTGACGGCCGAGACCTTGAGCGTGCCACGGAGCTTGTTGACCACCAGCGTGGCCAGCGCCTCACCCTCGACGTCCTCGGCGATGATGAGCAGCGGGCGCCCCATCTGGGCAACCTTCTCGAGCACCGGCAGGAGGTCCTTCATCGCGGAGATCTTCTTGTCGTGGATCAGGATGTACGGGGCGTCGAGCGACGCCTCCATCGCTTCCGGATCGGTCACGAAGTACGGCGAGAGGTAGCCGCGGTCGAACTGCATGCCGTCGACCGTCTCGAGCGTGGTCTCGAGGCCCTTCGCCTCTTCGACCGTGATGACGCCTTCCTTGCCGACCTTCTCCATCGCCTCGGCGATCAGCTTGCCGATCTCGGGATCGTTGTTCGCCGAGATGGTGCCGACCTGCGCGATGTCCTTCTTGCCGCTGGTCGGCACCGACATCGACTTCAACTCGGCGACGAGGGCCTCGACGGCCTTGTCGATGCCGCGCTTCAGTTCCATCGGGTTCGCACCGGCGGTGACGTTCTTCAGCCCTTCGCGGAAGATCGCCTGCGCCAGGACGGTCGCGGTGGTGGTGCCGTCGCCGGCGAGGTCGGAGGTCTTGGTCGCGACTTCCTTCACCATCTGCGCGCCCATGTTCTCGATCGGATCGGCGAGCTCAATCTCCTTCGCGACCGAGACGCCGTCCTTGGTGACGGTCGGCGAGCCGAACTTCTTGTCGATCACGACGTTCCGGCCCTTGGGGCCGAGGGTCACCTTCACCGCCTCAGCGAGGGCGTCGACGCCCTTCTTGAGCTTGGCGCGGGCGTCCACGTCGAACATCAATTCCTTTGCAGCCATTGCAGAATTCTCCCTTCGGTGTGAACGGTCAGCCGAGCTTCGCGAGGACGTCCGAGGCCTTGAGGATCATCACCTCGGCCCCGTCGATGGTGAACGGCGTGCCGCTGTACTTCCCGTACAGCACCGTGTCGCCGACCTTGAGGTCGACCGGCACGCGCTCGCCCTTCTCATAACGCCCCGGCCCGACGGCGATGATCTCGCCCTGGGTCGGCTTCTCCTTGGCCGTGTCGGGGATGTACAGCCCGCCACGCATCGTCTCCGCCTCTTCGGTCGGCTTGATCACCACTCGATCTTCGAGCGGGGTAATCGCAAGCTTGCTCTTCGCCATGTCCTGCACCTCCAACGTGAACGGATCTCGGTAAGTAACAGCAAGGCAACAACTTGGCACTCGACCACTCTGACTGCCAACAACCCGCGAAAGCTAGCGGCCAACCCGCCGCTGTCAACCGTGCAGGGAGAGTTGGCAATCGGCGTGCCTGAGTGCTAAGCCAGAATGGCAGATAGTCGTTAGTCGTTGGTCGTTGGTCGTTAGGGTGCGCGGTTGAGATCGGAGTGCTATCGCCACCCCCGTCCCTGACCCGGCCCTCTAACGACTAACGACCAACGACTAACGACTAACGACTAACGACTCCCGACTACTCCACGATCCTCCGCACCCCCACCCACCGCTTCAACCACCACCGTCCATCCGGATCGTCCTCGGCCAGTCGGGAGAGCCGCACCCCTTTGGAGGCGGAGTGGATGAAGCGCCCTTCCCCGACGTAGAGCCCGACGTGGGTGACCTGGTCGCCCTTCTCGGCGAAGGTCAGGATGTCGCCGGGGAGGAGCGCATCGATGTTGGTGCGGATGGCGATCCCGGCCTTGGCCTGGGAGGCGGAAGTGCGCGGGATACGGACGCCCTGGCTCTCGTAGGCGAAGTAGATCAGCCCGCTGCAGTCGAAGCCGCCGCTGCCGTCGCCGCTGCCACCCCAGACGTAGGGCTGCCCCATCTCCTCGAGCGCGGTGGTGACCACGGCGCCGAGGAGCCGCGCCTTGAACTCCGGAATCCCGGCGGAACGGAGCGCGTCCGCCGTGGCGCGCGGCACCCAGAGGCCGGCGGTCTCCGGACGGCGGGGCGCCACGGCCCGACGGCGGTACCCGATGGTCACGCCGACCTCGAAGCCGTCGCGGCCCGGAATCGTGAGGTTCCGCCACCGCCCCTCGGCGGCAACGCGGGCCTCGCCGATGTTGAGCAGGGTGAGGCGGGCGCCAATGGAGCCGGAGGTCCAGACGCGCTTCTGGTCGGCCATGCCGAGGCCGACTGCGGCGCCGAGAAAGACGGAGGGCAGCGACCGGGAGGCGGCGAAGATGGTGACATCCCCGCCGACGCCGAGGAGCTCTCCGTCGCCTGGGCGCGCGCCGGGGAGCACCTGTCCCGAGAGGTCGAGCCCGAGGGGGCCGATCAGGTCGTGCTGGACGGTCAGCCGCCAGCTGGCTTCGTCGGGGGTGCCGGCCAGCATCCGCCCCGCCGTGAGGAAGACGCCATCCTGGGCGGCGGCTGGTGCCGCAGCGAGGGTGAGACCGATGAGCAGGTTGCGGATCATGGCGCTCCCGGCTGTTCGGCGGTCCCGAGAATCGCGTCGACTGCGGCCTCGAGCGGGACGCCCTCGGGGGTGACCGCGAGCGCTTCCTGGAGGACCGGTGAGCCCCGCAACAACCGGATCCAGAGCCAGAGCCCGACGGCCGCCGAGGTGAGGCCCGCGAGGGTCACGAGGCCGAGGGCGACCGTGGTGGAAACGACCGGGGCGACCATCGCCACGACGGTCGCCCCACAGAACGCGGCAAGGGTCAACACCAGCGGCGTCAGCAGCCAGCCCGCCAGGCGGACCACCACGCGGACGACGCGGCGCATCATGGCCGTTCCGTCAGCGCTTCGAGGCGCCGAAGCCGCTGATCCAGGTGGCGAGCGTCACGGCGGGCAGGACGGCGATGGCGAAGGTCGGCACGTTGAACGAGGCGCCCGGGAAGTGGAGCGCCGCCGCGGCGGCCCCGCACACGGCCGTCAACACCGCCACCAAGCCGATGGCGCCGCCGATGGAGGAGGTCCCGTTCTTGTTTGCCTGATTCGCGAGAATCCACGCACCCATCCAGGAGAGGTAGCAACCCACCATCCACCACGTCGGGTGGTACCACCAATTCGACCCGCCACCGATTTCGTGCCAGCGATTGGTGTAGGTCCCCAGCGGCTGCAGGACGGCCACGTCGATGATCAGGAACGCCAGCGCGGCGCCAAGGCCGATACCCGCCGCGCCGGCAATCCCTTCGATCGTACGAGGGCGCGTGCGCGTCGCCGGATAGATCATGGTGACGACCGTGCCGATCGCGACCACCACACCGGTGAGCGCATGGTCGGCCGTTCCGGTGAGCGCCCTGTTGATCAGCGACACGGCGAAGACGCAGACCGACTGCACCACGCCGAGGACGAGGGAGGCGCGGACGATGTTCGAAACGTCGGTGGAGTCGCTGCTGTGATCGAGCGAAACGGCGGTGGCCATCAATCAATCTCCGGGAGGGTGTCCAGACCGGGTCGAAAATAGCGGCGCTGGCAGGGCCGAGCCAAGGGGGACGCCGTTACAACGCCCAGGCCAGGAGCACGGCAATGTCGGTCAATGCCCACGCCGCGAGGGCGTGATACATGCCGCGCTGGTGCTCCGTGGTACTCCACCCCCGCCCCCTGAGATACCACGGACCGAGCACGACGATCCATGCCGTCCCGGCGAGCCCCAGGAGCCCCCAGCGGAGTAATGCCTCGCGCCCGCCCCA contains:
- a CDS encoding S9 family peptidase codes for the protein MRTASCRSGISPTFSRDSKYLAWTVETSIKEREKLTREKKPIRSGLTVATLASGAQRSYEAVRLSTFSPNARFIAMLGYAPTEIKGKGATLRVVELATGTEMSFQDVGEYRWSDEGSLLAMTITTGTPTANGVQLYDPATGRVRALESSASSYRVLTFRKGSSDLVFFRSVAPAGTETPGESVIVWRALAGTPTRFVLDSNNAALGSAFDVVDQTAPRWSLDGQRVVVSTRPRPAKADSTTKSGSSTDSASTVQIWHTSDVQLFPAQQNRLAADARRGLPAVWQLSTGTLTRVGLDPVDTPTLLEGWRHAVEKPTAKYAWGTMFGRRYVDVVLTDLATGQRTTALEKVRYSYESGEGRYLLWYDGKDYWTYEIASGKRTNITAGLATSFVNSGSDSPTDVTPPYGVGGWLTGDRAVLLYDQYDVWRVAPDGSSRVRLTNGRDDRIIHRVQRLEFDAPTLDATKPLYVTLLGERDKRMGWARLTPGGEVRRLIYLDKSLRQFRKADSSATFIYRAEDRADSPDVFVTGAEFTAPRQITRTNSFLGEYAWTREELLSFTSEGGRPLQGILLYPANYDASKKYPMIVYTYERLSDELHSWVAPSERSYYNQTAWTLEGYFVLMPDIVFTAREPGISTIQSVRAAVKVVTDRGLVDPKRVGQVGHSWGGYEAAYLGTHGGDFLATTIAGASITDLVSFMGQMHWASGTAESDHSETGQARMEVPYWEDRAAHQRNSALERVDQMTIPMLMAHGNKDGTVEFFQATEFFNFARRAGKQVVLLVYDGEDHGFSKKANQIDYQRRILEWFGHWLKGDPAPAWITAGIKAVDTPAEIKRVAEKRGTP
- a CDS encoding HDOD domain-containing protein; the protein is MLPRSVPGDPDVVEACLRAIAAGYQLALAAFDPANGHERLLPHMRYVKASWLATPVEQRQSLLAHAGHHNLQVVMEHVGDYAAFGAATTEGAHLFQGSFFCEPELLAEKDIAVSGIRMAQLVAEVNRPELDVDELEKLIKSEVALSLKLLRYLNSAGLGWRHEVTTIGQALRVLGQRPTRKWASLVAMTMAGDHKPKELMQTSLLRGQLCEEIGAMVLGDSRRPELFLVGLLSTLDALLDRPMPILLEQMKLGKELTATLLGDPTPLRACLELTIAYDQGDWNNVDTLCAQLGLDATILPVAYHRTVSWVGEVMQAA
- a CDS encoding M28 family peptidase: MRRLLPLVALLGACAPKGEPALDLSAERLLADIRVLADDSLLGRAPGTLGEERTVAFLTAQFKAAGLEPGNPDGSWVQSVDMVGIRGTPEATITVRGRPFPLRWRDDYVAVSRRVVPAVNVAASDVVFVGYGVVAPEYGWDDYKGVDVRGKTVVMLVNDPAVPDAADSSALDVKLFRGDAMTYYGRWTYKYEIATEKGAAAVLLVHEDGPAGYPWEVVRGGWTGERMDTRSADGNAGRVAVEGWITSATARALFAAAGQDFAHLKALAVMRDFAPVAIPATAAFSIAQTIRDVRSANVVAKLPGSDATLRDEYVVYTGHWDHFGIGEAVDGDSIYNGARDNASGTAALLELARAFKTAGAPKRSILFVAVTGEEQGLLGSKWYANNPLYPLEKTLANINIDVLNTWGPTTDLVVVGSGSTTLEDLLADAATEAGRTLAPDPEPSKGFFYRSDHFEFAKRGVPALYLDPGTKYIGKPEGFSKEKRDDYTARAYHKPADEVDPAWDLSGAVADLGLLYAVGRRVADGTTWPTWKDGTEFKAIREKSLGR
- the groL gene encoding chaperonin GroEL (60 kDa chaperone family; promotes refolding of misfolded polypeptides especially under stressful conditions; forms two stacked rings of heptamers to form a barrel-shaped 14mer; ends can be capped by GroES; misfolded proteins enter the barrel where they are refolded when GroES binds) — encoded protein: MAAKELMFDVDARAKLKKGVDALAEAVKVTLGPKGRNVVIDKKFGSPTVTKDGVSVAKEIELADPIENMGAQMVKEVATKTSDLAGDGTTTATVLAQAIFREGLKNVTAGANPMELKRGIDKAVEALVAELKSMSVPTSGKKDIAQVGTISANNDPEIGKLIAEAMEKVGKEGVITVEEAKGLETTLETVDGMQFDRGYLSPYFVTDPEAMEASLDAPYILIHDKKISAMKDLLPVLEKVAQMGRPLLIIAEDVEGEALATLVVNKLRGTLKVSAVKAPGFGDRRKEMLRDIAILTNGQVISEEVGFKLENATLNELGQAKRVVIDKDNTTIIDGKGEDGAIQGRIAEIRAAIDKSTSDYDREKLQERLAKLAGGVAVIHVGAATETEMKEKKARVEDALHATRAAVEEGIVPGGGVALLRAQSVLDGVKAKGDEKIGVNIIRRAIEEPIRAIAANAGVEGSIVVARVKESKEKAFGYNAATDEYEDLVKAGVIDPTKVTRTALQNAASIAALLLTTECVIVERKEEKGGAPAGGGGGGMGGMY
- a CDS encoding co-chaperone GroES, with translation MAKSKLAITPLEDRVVIKPTEEAETMRGGLYIPDTAKEKPTQGEIIAVGPGRYEKGERVPVDLKVGDTVLYGKYSGTPFTIDGAEVMILKASDVLAKLG
- a CDS encoding C40 family peptidase, with the translated sequence MIRNLLIGLTLAAAPAAAQDGVFLTAGRMLAGTPDEASWRLTVQHDLIGPLGLDLSGQVLPGARPGDGELLGVGGDVTIFAASRSLPSVFLGAAVGLGMADQKRVWTSGSIGARLTLLNIGEARVAAEGRWRNLTIPGRDGFEVGVTIGYRRRAVAPRRPETAGLWVPRATADALRSAGIPEFKARLLGAVVTTALEEMGQPYVWGGSGDGSGGFDCSGLIYFAYESQGVRIPRTSASQAKAGIAIRTNIDALLPGDILTFAEKGDQVTHVGLYVGEGRFIHSASKGVRLSRLAEDDPDGRWWLKRWVGVRRIVE